Proteins encoded together in one Sylvia atricapilla isolate bSylAtr1 chromosome 2, bSylAtr1.pri, whole genome shotgun sequence window:
- the CCDC82 gene encoding coiled-coil domain-containing protein 82 isoform X1, with translation MGIKPAVRRYETRKQTAGREVPSCKSRVDWRRTRRALILPDSNDESSATSGEEEEESATSESEIDVKDQTPAKSGLSDQQEKDRSGEVTDGDDECVVPGKRKSWSSSVIYDSDESEGSDILVRKVSAKRRCIVDDDESSEERQPDKTCPTEDVSTSRKQKVLAKLKELVRQSAARRSCSSADCEDSNSEAPTEEEPLCPLPLIPSEGSEADSSSIKDFVVEEEEYDDGGDDDDIDNTEHAKSENQPHQKQPNPSNSELLAHYIPQLSRCDHYVHFKRIVKAFLINAIDDTFLSSLYDGTRQKKYAQDMLLSLHYLDDRFIQPRLENLICRSRWKDRYKERVDCYPYVHISLKNTETMSCQACEMKRCCRFSVLLSGRLYNSKTLEVDDFMSGDKQVLKVGMVCADRTRVYHNLKHFKYKLYMDCSSVAELDGVEDEPVKDTVERLFSHLEESGWIQKRYNDLEDYMEDADSFQEEKID, from the exons ATGGGGATAAAACCGGCTGTCAGAAGATACGAAACGAGAAAGCAGACCGCAGGGAGAGAAGTGCCGTCATGCAAATCCCGAGTCGATTGGAGACGCACCCGGAGGGCGCTCATACTGCCTGACAGCAATGACGAGTCCTCAGCCAcctctggggaggaggaggaggagtctGCCACCTCAGAAAGTGAAATAGATGTAAAAGATCAAACGCCCGCCAAGAGCGGTCTTTCAGATCAGCAGGAGAAGGACCGCAGTGGGGAAGTCACAGATGGTGACGATGAGTGCGTTGTGCCTGGGAAGCGTAagagctggagctcctctgTCATATATGACAGTGATGAAAGTGAGGGCAGTGACATTCTTGTTAGAAAGGTTTCTGCCAAACGCCGCTGTATAGTGGATGACGATGAGAGTTCTGAAGAACGGCAGCCTGATAAAACATGCCCTACAGAGGATGTTTCTACTAGCAGGAAACAAAAAGTGCTTGCAAAATTGAAAGAACTCGTTAGACAAAGTGCAGCGCGGAggtcctgcagcagtgcagatTGTGAG gATTCTAATAGTGAAGCACCAACAGAAGAGGAACCACTCTGTCCATTGCCCCTCATACCATCAGAAGGTAGTGAAGCTGACAGTAGCAGCATAAAAGATTTTGTAGTAGAGGAAGAGGAATACGatgatggtggtgatgatgatgacatTGACAACACAGAGCATGCAAAGAGTGAAAATCAGCCACATCAAAAGCAACCAAATCCATCAAACAGCGAGCTGCTGGCACACTACATCCCACAGT TATCTCGCTGTGATCATTATGTACACTTCAAAAGAATAGTAAAGGCTTTCCTCATAAATGCAATCGATGACACTTTTCTGAGCTCATTATATG ATGGAACGAGACAAAAGAAGTATGCACAGGATATGCTGCTCTCACTTCATTACCTGGATGACCGCTTCATTCAGCCTCGTCTGGAGAACTTAATCTGTAGAAGCCGCTGGAAAGATCGATACAAG GAGCGTGTGGATTGTTACCCATATGTTCACATAAGcttgaaaaatacagaaacgATGTCTTGTCAGGCCTGTGAAATGAAGCGGTGTTGTAGGTTCAGTGTGTTGCTCTCTGGAAGGCTATATAATAGCAAAACTTTGGAAGTGGATGACTTCATGTCAGGTGATAAACAG GTTTTAAAGGTTGGCATGGTGTGTGCAGATCGTACAAGAGTTTATCACAACTTGAAGCACTTCAAGTACAAGTTATACATGGATTGCAGCTCCGTTGCTGAATTGGATGGTGTTGAGGATGAGCCAGTCAAAGACACTGTAGAGCGGCTTTTCAGCCACCTGGAAGAGAGTGGGTGGATTCAGAAG AGATACAATGATCTTGAAGATTACATGGAAGATGCAGACAGTtttcaagaagagaaaattgatTAA
- the CCDC82 gene encoding coiled-coil domain-containing protein 82 isoform X2 translates to MGIKPAVRRYETRKQTAGREVPSCKSRVDWRRTRRALILPDSNDESSATSGEEEEESATSESEIDVKDQTPAKSGLSDQQEKDRSGEVTDGDDECVVPGKRKSWSSSVIYDSDESEGSDILVRKVSAKRRCIVDDDESSEERQPDKTCPTEDVSTSRKQKVLAKLKELVRQSAARRSCSSADCEDSNSEAPTEEEPLCPLPLIPSEGSEADSSSIKDFVVEEEEYDDGGDDDDIDNTEHAKSENQPHQKQPNPSNSELLAHYIPQLSRCDHYVHFKRIVKAFLINAIDDTFLSSLYDGTRQKKYAQDMLLSLHYLDDRFIQPRLENLICRSRWKDRYKERVDCYPYVHISLKNTETMSCQACEMKRCCRFSVLLSGRLYNSKTLEVDDFMSGDKQGSACNAGALKSVPLFLILQTLLSSSC, encoded by the exons ATGGGGATAAAACCGGCTGTCAGAAGATACGAAACGAGAAAGCAGACCGCAGGGAGAGAAGTGCCGTCATGCAAATCCCGAGTCGATTGGAGACGCACCCGGAGGGCGCTCATACTGCCTGACAGCAATGACGAGTCCTCAGCCAcctctggggaggaggaggaggagtctGCCACCTCAGAAAGTGAAATAGATGTAAAAGATCAAACGCCCGCCAAGAGCGGTCTTTCAGATCAGCAGGAGAAGGACCGCAGTGGGGAAGTCACAGATGGTGACGATGAGTGCGTTGTGCCTGGGAAGCGTAagagctggagctcctctgTCATATATGACAGTGATGAAAGTGAGGGCAGTGACATTCTTGTTAGAAAGGTTTCTGCCAAACGCCGCTGTATAGTGGATGACGATGAGAGTTCTGAAGAACGGCAGCCTGATAAAACATGCCCTACAGAGGATGTTTCTACTAGCAGGAAACAAAAAGTGCTTGCAAAATTGAAAGAACTCGTTAGACAAAGTGCAGCGCGGAggtcctgcagcagtgcagatTGTGAG gATTCTAATAGTGAAGCACCAACAGAAGAGGAACCACTCTGTCCATTGCCCCTCATACCATCAGAAGGTAGTGAAGCTGACAGTAGCAGCATAAAAGATTTTGTAGTAGAGGAAGAGGAATACGatgatggtggtgatgatgatgacatTGACAACACAGAGCATGCAAAGAGTGAAAATCAGCCACATCAAAAGCAACCAAATCCATCAAACAGCGAGCTGCTGGCACACTACATCCCACAGT TATCTCGCTGTGATCATTATGTACACTTCAAAAGAATAGTAAAGGCTTTCCTCATAAATGCAATCGATGACACTTTTCTGAGCTCATTATATG ATGGAACGAGACAAAAGAAGTATGCACAGGATATGCTGCTCTCACTTCATTACCTGGATGACCGCTTCATTCAGCCTCGTCTGGAGAACTTAATCTGTAGAAGCCGCTGGAAAGATCGATACAAG GAGCGTGTGGATTGTTACCCATATGTTCACATAAGcttgaaaaatacagaaacgATGTCTTGTCAGGCCTGTGAAATGAAGCGGTGTTGTAGGTTCAGTGTGTTGCTCTCTGGAAGGCTATATAATAGCAAAACTTTGGAAGTGGATGACTTCATGTCAGGTGATAAACAG GGCTCTGCATGTAATGCAGGAGCTTTAAAATCTGTACCACTTTTTCTCATATTACAGACCCTTCTGAGCAGCAGTTGCTGa
- the CCDC82 gene encoding coiled-coil domain-containing protein 82 isoform X3 — MGIKPAVRRYETRKQTAGREVPSCKSRVDWRRTRRALILPDSNDESSATSGEEEEESATSESEIDVKDQTPAKSGLSDQQEKDRSGEVTDGDDECVVPGKRKSWSSSVIYDSDESEGSDILVRKVSAKRRCIVDDDESSEERQPDKTCPTEDVSTSRKQKVLAKLKELVRQSAARRSCSSADCEDSNSEAPTEEEPLCPLPLIPSEGSEADSSSIKDFVVEEEEYDDGGDDDDIDNTEHAKSENQPHQKQPNPSNSELLAHYIPQLSRCDHYVHFKRIVKAFLINAIDDTFLSSLYDGTRQKKYAQDMLLSLHYLDDRFIQPRLENLICRSRWKDRYKERVDCYPYVHISLKNTETMSCQACEMKRCCRFSVLLSGRLYNSKTLEVDDFMSGDKQLSLLKNLTLQELGHF; from the exons ATGGGGATAAAACCGGCTGTCAGAAGATACGAAACGAGAAAGCAGACCGCAGGGAGAGAAGTGCCGTCATGCAAATCCCGAGTCGATTGGAGACGCACCCGGAGGGCGCTCATACTGCCTGACAGCAATGACGAGTCCTCAGCCAcctctggggaggaggaggaggagtctGCCACCTCAGAAAGTGAAATAGATGTAAAAGATCAAACGCCCGCCAAGAGCGGTCTTTCAGATCAGCAGGAGAAGGACCGCAGTGGGGAAGTCACAGATGGTGACGATGAGTGCGTTGTGCCTGGGAAGCGTAagagctggagctcctctgTCATATATGACAGTGATGAAAGTGAGGGCAGTGACATTCTTGTTAGAAAGGTTTCTGCCAAACGCCGCTGTATAGTGGATGACGATGAGAGTTCTGAAGAACGGCAGCCTGATAAAACATGCCCTACAGAGGATGTTTCTACTAGCAGGAAACAAAAAGTGCTTGCAAAATTGAAAGAACTCGTTAGACAAAGTGCAGCGCGGAggtcctgcagcagtgcagatTGTGAG gATTCTAATAGTGAAGCACCAACAGAAGAGGAACCACTCTGTCCATTGCCCCTCATACCATCAGAAGGTAGTGAAGCTGACAGTAGCAGCATAAAAGATTTTGTAGTAGAGGAAGAGGAATACGatgatggtggtgatgatgatgacatTGACAACACAGAGCATGCAAAGAGTGAAAATCAGCCACATCAAAAGCAACCAAATCCATCAAACAGCGAGCTGCTGGCACACTACATCCCACAGT TATCTCGCTGTGATCATTATGTACACTTCAAAAGAATAGTAAAGGCTTTCCTCATAAATGCAATCGATGACACTTTTCTGAGCTCATTATATG ATGGAACGAGACAAAAGAAGTATGCACAGGATATGCTGCTCTCACTTCATTACCTGGATGACCGCTTCATTCAGCCTCGTCTGGAGAACTTAATCTGTAGAAGCCGCTGGAAAGATCGATACAAG GAGCGTGTGGATTGTTACCCATATGTTCACATAAGcttgaaaaatacagaaacgATGTCTTGTCAGGCCTGTGAAATGAAGCGGTGTTGTAGGTTCAGTGTGTTGCTCTCTGGAAGGCTATATAATAGCAAAACTTTGGAAGTGGATGACTTCATGTCAGGTGATAAACAG ctgAGCCTTTTGAAAAATTTGACTCTTCAAGAACTTGGGCATTTCTAA